A DNA window from Lepidochelys kempii isolate rLepKem1 chromosome 9, rLepKem1.hap2, whole genome shotgun sequence contains the following coding sequences:
- the TTC14 gene encoding tetratricopeptide repeat protein 14 isoform X5: MAPRCSPCSAPSSTITPTSGASCPRPGPAWSRPGKPSISRPPGKRRELITLRYNTSLQRKLIYFLLFHGNQVHQQIQNQMKRMKALCPLRDVPSHSSHGDPLSYYQTGDLIQVGFFVGFFIAAIKDIDRYHEKLTISLHSSALPPSLSSTKLGVISSEDLPLHYRRSVEVASTSETYEKVLHHSLGFANPAVVEFLLGKLGLSESSPPSLMRGLQSKNFNEEDFAIALRKKQSASWALKCVKIGVDYFKVGRHVEAMNEYNKALEIDAQNVEALVARGALYATKGSLNKAIDDFEVALKNCPTHRNARKYLCQTLVERGGHCHMNVRLEEEDNLLNAQNYYKKALILDETFKEAEDALLKLRKHMQKSLEMREKQAAKEERQKEKKIETSAQKLRKLLKEEKRLKKKRRRSTSSSSSSSSDSSSDVSVSSSSSSSSDHKRHKKRSRNQSVSSRSSKKHSSRVSSHQRDQSRKDEWYSPPADTSASFLNQKYEMEKLLERQDRLVYQKTEVRERDRQCSLSRTSADDEDTFGGRSEDSRDSYCSSKTQSTSSKNEKQGKADRSSSNRRGSSSSYHWKSDDKTKTHDSRKLEKEVEGRKEQFRKCGSSQSMYSTSPAGSDFSGKSVEKNKQYSSTWLYEYSGNDDGGRRELTQSTNERRDYKNRESSPGETTKAKELDEETTLNGKGQSESGVKKSLPQNLLNIFNQIAEFERQKGSKQKNQ; this comes from the exons gAAAGAGAAGAGAATTGATAACATTGAGATACAACACTTCATTGCAAAGAAAGCTGATTTACTTTTTGCTCTTTCATGGAAACCAAGTGCATCAACAGATTCAGAATCAAATGAAGAGAATGAAG GCTCTTTGTCCGTTGAGAGATGTGCCTTCTCATAGCAGCCATGGTGATCCTTTATCATATTATCAAACTGGAGACCTTATACAAG tggggttttttgttggtttttttatagCTGCAATCAAGGACATTGATCGTTACCATGAAAAGCTCACGATATCACTGCACAGCTCTGCTCTTCCACCCAGTCTATCTAGTACTAAACTGGGGGTAATTAGTTCTGAAGACTTGCCTTTACATTATAG GAGAAGTGTTGAAGTAGCCAGTACTTCGGAGACATATGAAAAAGTCTTGCATCATTCCTTGGGATTTGCTAATCCAGCAGTAGTTGAATTTTTATTAGGAAAACTAGGACTAAGTGAATCCAGCCCACCATCGTTAATGAGAGGCCTGCAAAG caaaaaCTTCAATGAAGAAGACTTTGCCATTGCATTGAGGAAAAAGCAATCTGCATCTTGGGCCTTGAAATG TGTGAAGATAGGGGTTGATTATTTTAAGGTTGGTCGCCACGTGGAGGCTATGAATGAATACAACAAGGCCTTGGAAATAGATGCACAAAATGTTGAAGCCTTGGTAGCTCGTGGGGCACT TTATGCAACAAAAGGAAGCTTAAACAAAGCCATAGATGATTTTGAAGTTGCGTTAAAAAACTGTCCAACCCATAGAAATGCAAGGAAATATCTCTGTCAGACACTTGTGGAAAGAGGAGGCCA TTGTCATATGAATGTTAGGTTGGAAGAGGAAGATAACCTATTAAATGCTCAGAATTATTATAAGAAAGCTTTAATTTTGGATGAGACTTTTAAAGAAGCGGAGGATGCCTTACTGAAACTCCGTAAACATATGCAG aaatcttTGGAAATGAGGGAGAAGCAAGCTGCAAAAGAAGAgagacagaaggaaaagaaaatagaaacaaGTGCACAAAAACTGCGTAagctcttaaaagaagaaaaaag gctgaagaagaaaaggagaagatcaacttcttcctcttcctcctcctcaagtGATTCCTCATCTGATGTATCAgtttcatcctcttcctcctcctcttctgatCACAAAAGGCACAAGAAAAGGAGTAGAAATCAGTCAGTGTCCTCTCGCAGCTCCAAAAAACATTCATCTAGGGTTTCTTCACATCAGCGAGATCAGAGTAGGAAAGATGAATGGTACTCGCCCCCAGCTGATACCTCTGCTTCCTTCCTTAACCAAAAATATGAAATGGAAAAACTACTGGAGCGGCAGGACAGATTAGTGTATCAAAAGAcagaggtgagagagagagacagacagtgtTCTCTATCAAGGACTTCTGCTGATGATGAAGACACTTTTGGAGGTAGGTCTGAAGATTCAAGGGATTCTTATTGTAGCTCCAAGACTCAGTCAACCAGcagcaaaaatgaaaaacagggtAAAGCAGACAGATCCTCCTCTAATAGGAGGGGTTCCTCAAGTTCATATCACTGGAAGTCAGATGATAAAACCAAGACACATGATTCTAGAAAGTTAGAAAAGGAAGTAGAGGGGAGAAAAGAACAGTTTAGAAAGTGTGGTTCAAGTCAGAGCATGTATTCCACTTCTCCAGCAGGGTCAGATTTCTCAGGCAAATCAGTAGAAAAGAATAAACAGTACAGCAGCACTTGGTTATATGAGTACAGTGGAAATGATGATGGTGGCAGACGTGAGTTAACGCAGAGTACAAATGAAAGGAGAGACTATAAAAATAGGGAAAGTAGTCCTGGGGAAACTACTAAAGCAAAGGAGCTAGATGAGGAAACTACACTCAATGGTAAAGGGCAATCAGAAAGTGGTGTTAAAAAGAGCCTGCCCCAGAATTTACTCAACATATTCAATCAAATTGCTGAATTTGAGAGACAAAAAGGAAGTAAGCAGAAAAACCAGTGA